Part of the Myxococcales bacterium genome is shown below.
GGCAGTTCGGGCAGACGGCAAGAACGTTGTCGATGCTGTCGTCGCCGCCGTCGGACAGGCGGGTCCGGTGGTGAACTTCAAGATACGGCGTGCCATCAGAGGCGCGTGCGAATGGCGCAGGCTCGCGACAGGACTCACAAATGCCAGCCGCGCGGAGGAGCGCCTCAGCGATGACATCTGGACTACGATCAAAAGCCCGCGTCAGGATCATCCTGGACGCTGGCTTGCGTGGAGCGAGTTCCATGCGAGCCCTCCGAACAGCGGGAGAGGAACGGAGCGAAGCGACGACGCTCGCTTGTGAGAGGCATTCTGACGGGGAGCCTGCTCCCCACGACAACACCGCCTCTGTCAGTCCGTCGGTGCTGCGCGTGCGATGGTCTGGGGCGCGCCCCTCGACAACAACCCTCTTCAAGTAGTCGAGGTGTGGCGTTTGGAGCGCGGTCCATTCGACCCCGCTCGGGTCGAGGTCGGGTGAGTAGAAACCGTTGCGAGATGGCGGTCGAGCGTAGCGAGGATATGGCTGCCC
Proteins encoded:
- a CDS encoding HNH endonuclease; protein product: MTLEGRHAWLALSEELLDATSPLKSWSWDERGLRPSDAAGQPYPRYARPPSRNGFYSPDLDPSGVEWTALQTPHLDYLKRVVVEGRAPDHRTRSTDGLTEAVLSWGAGSPSECLSQASVVASLRSSPAVRRARMELAPRKPASRMILTRAFDRSPDVIAEALLRAAGICESCREPAPFARASDGTPYLEVHHRTRLSDGGDDSIDNVLAVCPNC